One Synergistaceae bacterium genomic window, GCTTGTAGGGCCGGCCTTCTTGATGTATTGACCATCGCGATAACCTTTGCCCTGATATGGTTCATATTTGCGTCCGTTCTTTAATTCTACTGCTAATGCTTCTGCGGGTATCTCTCTTCCAACTGCTTTTTTCATCTTTAAAGATCCCCCTCATAAATTCCGCTGGCTTTTGCGAGTCTGATAACTCTTTCAGCACCCGGCACAAAAGCGATGTCTATCATTTTACCGCCCTCGATCGTGAAGACTCCGACTCCCTCGGCTGCATGTTCACGATAAGCGCGCACTATTTTCTCGGCCTCTGCAATGTCCTTCTGTGATGGAGCTAACATTTCATGTACAATCGGAATTTGACGCGGATTAACGAGCGATTTTCCGTCAAAGCCCATTTCTACATTTTGTTTGACTTCAGCTCTAAAGCCTTCATCATCGTTAATGTTAGTGAAGACCGTATCAAAGCATTGAATCCCCGCCGCACGTGCAGCCATTAACATATGACCGCGAGCCGCAAGCATTTCGATTCCGCCGGGAATTACTTTAACCTGCATACATTTGCGGTAATCTCCGCCCGATAATGCAACGCCGAAGAGTCTGGGTGAAGCTGTGCAGATCTCATAAGCATTTAATACACCTTTAGGACTCTCAAGAGCTGCCATTAAAAGTGTGCGCCCGACTTCGACTCCAAATTCTTTTTCCGCCTCTGTAACTGCTGCATCAACTGTCTTAACGTCATTAGCTGACTCAGTTTTTGCGATTCTTATTCCGTCGCAGCCTCCCGCAACACAGACTCTAATATCTTCTTTCCAGTGTGGAGTATCGAGTCCGTTAATTCTGACAATTACTTCTGTATCGCCGTAATCAATAGACTTTAACGCGTGATAAAGTGAAAATCTCGCAGAATCCTTCTGATTTTCTGCAACAGCGTCTTCAAGGTCGAGCATAATCGAGTCTGCTCCGTAAATGTAAGCGTCCTTAATTAATCCGGGCTTCTGTGCATTCATGAACATCATAGTGCGGCGAAGTCTAAATTTTTCCGGCTTTGGTCTTGGAATACTCATTATCTTATTACACCTCCCCAATCAAATCGGCCGTCCATGTCGCACTGGCACCCGCGATAAAATGCGCACTCAACGCGAGCTTTAATCGTGCAGTCTAATGCGCCGTGATCGTTGACGATTACTTTTGCGTTTTTCACGCCGAGTCTTTCCAGTGAAGCCAGTACCTCAGCTTTTATTTGCCTGCCGTACTGGTTAATTACAGAGCTTTCAAGGGTTAAATCAATTCCGCCGCTGTCTCTGGGTTCTAGCGTTATCATTACGTCGCTGGACTCAAGAGTTCCGGCAGTGCCAACCGCTTTTAACTCCATTTGAACAAACACCTCCTGCAAGAGCTTAATATTTATTTATTATGGAAATATTTGAGTTAATTCTATCACAGTGTAATTTATCAGGCATTAAGAATTTTAACGCATTTAGTGAGCTTGACATTTTCTGACTTGAATATAATAATTTATATAACTTCCCGATAAAAAATTTCGCGCGAAAAAATAAATTTTACTAATACTTTTGCTAATACAATTTTATGATTTAATTTTGCTTGTCATGTGCGTTTATGTGTGAGAAAAAATTTTTTACCTGCATGAAAATATTTGCGTGATTTATTAATAAACATTCTCGGAAAAATATGACAAAATATTTTTGTTGAGCTAAAAACTTGAATATTTATAAAAAATTTGTTATCTGTGTGCGACTCGTTTTTCCCCCGTAATCATAAATGCATGTTTCCGAAAGACTTTAATAAACATTTTCAGAAAGATATGACAAAATATTTTTGCTGAGCTAAAAACTTGAATATTTATAAAAAATTTGTTATCTGTGTGCGACTCGTTTTCCCCAGCCCATAATTACAAATGCACATTGCCGAAAGACTTTAATAAACATTCTCGGAAAGATATGACAAAATATTTTTGCTGAGCTAAAAACTTGAATATTTATAAAAAATTTGTTATCTGTGTGCGACTCGTTTTTCCCAGCCCGTAATTACAAATGCACATTTCCGAAAGACTTTAATAATATAATTCAGATCTTATGCAATTAATTTATCGTGCGAATACGTTCGTTCTGCCCACCCACCCGCCCGGACTGAAGAAGTAGTGCGAACACGAAAAAGTTTAAAGTGTATTGCTATATATTTCATAAAATAAAAATTTTCTGCTATATTATATCTGCTCAAAAAATTTTTTAGGAGGTCTATATTATGAATTGCAAACATTGCGGCGCACCATTGAAGCCCGGCGAGGATATATGCCCTTATTGCGGAGCCAGCTGCATAACAGAATCAGCAGCAAATAACATTAAGAAAAATTCTGAACCTCACGCAAAAATGAAATATGTATCCGGCGCATTAGTTGTGCTCTTAAGCTGCATTACTTTGGGGATATATAATATTTACTGGTTATGCACGAGAAAAAATGCGCTCAATAATTTGACTCCTGACATAAAAATTTCTGATATTTCTTTTTGGGGTTATATCGTGTTGAGCGTTGCAAATCTTGCGCTTGTATTCTCTGATTTATCTGATTCAGAATTGTACGGCGTATTAGCTCTTGCTTTGTGGGGATTCTACATTTATCTAGTCTTCCAGATCAGAAAAATTCTGCGCCTTTATGCCTCTAAATATGTTGATAAAGCA contains:
- a CDS encoding HpcH/HpaI aldolase/citrate lyase family protein codes for the protein MSIPRPKPEKFRLRRTMMFMNAQKPGLIKDAYIYGADSIMLDLEDAVAENQKDSARFSLYHALKSIDYGDTEVIVRINGLDTPHWKEDIRVCVAGGCDGIRIAKTESANDVKTVDAAVTEAEKEFGVEVGRTLLMAALESPKGVLNAYEICTASPRLFGVALSGGDYRKCMQVKVIPGGIEMLAARGHMLMAARAAGIQCFDTVFTNINDDEGFRAEVKQNVEMGFDGKSLVNPRQIPIVHEMLAPSQKDIAEAEKIVRAYREHAAEGVGVFTIEGGKMIDIAFVPGAERVIRLAKASGIYEGDL
- the citD gene encoding citrate lyase acyl carrier protein, whose protein sequence is MELKAVGTAGTLESSDVMITLEPRDSGGIDLTLESSVINQYGRQIKAEVLASLERLGVKNAKVIVNDHGALDCTIKARVECAFYRGCQCDMDGRFDWGGVIR
- a CDS encoding DUF4234 domain-containing protein, with translation MNCKHCGAPLKPGEDICPYCGASCITESAANNIKKNSEPHAKMKYVSGALVVLLSCITLGIYNIYWLCTRKNALNNLTPDIKISDISFWGYIVLSVANLALVFSDLSDSELYGVLALALWGFYIYLVFQIRKILRLYASKYVDKATAIILVAPSGVLLFFFGTIYLQTQINKMIKAELFAPEV